The Cyprinus carpio isolate SPL01 chromosome B17, ASM1834038v1, whole genome shotgun sequence genome has a window encoding:
- the emc7a gene encoding ER membrane protein complex subunit 7-like isoform X1 gives MKMRVPSRARACVAALLLLAVHAAFSLDVRLHDVEDEDEDAMFTTPEGDVRVRVSGRALVPGVRAQDWIASARVLLDGDKHVGFLRCACTSGQTRVHAYAVNMYQSSPASFRRDDGSFTVSDVPSGSYVLEISSPTYRFQPVRVDITTAGKMRARVVNYIKTSEVIRLPYPLQMRCIGLHSYFIPRETWGWSDFLMNPMVLMMVLPLLIILLLPKIFNPSDPEMRREMEQSMNMLNSNQELPDVSELMTKFFSSPKSQGKTGGGARGHKGGAPGARGGASRRKMKD, from the exons ATGAAGATGCGCGTGCCCTCTCGTGCGCGCGCGTGTGTCGCGGCGCTGCTGCTGCTTGCGGTGCACGCGGCTTTCTCTCTAGACGTCAGACTACACGACGtcgaagatgaagatgaagacgcGATGTTTACGACGCCCGAAGGAGACGTGAGGGTCCGGGTGTCGGGTCGAGCGCTGGTTCCGGGTGTCCGAGCCCAGGACTGGATCGCATCTGCTCGGGTTCTGCTGGACGGAGACAAACACGTGGGCTTCCTCAGGTGCGCGTGCACGTCAGGACAAACGCGCGTGCATGCCTATGCAGTGAATATG TACCAGAGCAGTCCTGCTTCTTTCCGCAGAGATGATGGAAGTTTCACAGTCAGTGACGTTCCGTCCGGATCCTATGTTCTGGAAATCTCCTCTCCGACCTACAGATTCCAGCCTGTGCGTGTGGACATCACCACCGCAGGGAAGATGAG GGCTCGTGTGGTCAACTACATCAAGACCTCAGAGGTGATCCGACTGCCGTACCCGCTTCAGATGCGCTGCATCGGTCTGCATTCATACTTCATCCCGCGGGAAACCTGGGGCTGGTCCGATTTCCTCATGAACCCGATG gtTCTCATGATGGTTCTTCCTCTCCTCATAATCCTTCTTCTTCCTAAAATCTTCAACCCCAGCGATCCGGAGATGAGACGG GAGATGGAGCAGTCCATGAACATGCTGAACTCCAATCAGGAGCTTCCAGACGTCTCGGAGCTCATGACCAAGTTCTTCTCATCCCCTAAAAGTCAAGGGAAGACAGGAGGCGGAGCTAGAGGCCATAAGGGTGGAGCTCCAGGTGCAAGGGGCGGGGCTTCAAGGcgaaaaatgaaagattaa
- the emc7a gene encoding ER membrane protein complex subunit 7-like isoform X2, whose amino-acid sequence MKMRVPSRARACVAALLLLAVHAAFSLDVRLHDVEDEDEDAMFTTPEGDVRVRVSGRALVPGVRAQDWIASARVLLDGDKHVGFLRDDGSFTVSDVPSGSYVLEISSPTYRFQPVRVDITTAGKMRARVVNYIKTSEVIRLPYPLQMRCIGLHSYFIPRETWGWSDFLMNPMVLMMVLPLLIILLLPKIFNPSDPEMRREMEQSMNMLNSNQELPDVSELMTKFFSSPKSQGKTGGGARGHKGGAPGARGGASRRKMKD is encoded by the exons ATGAAGATGCGCGTGCCCTCTCGTGCGCGCGCGTGTGTCGCGGCGCTGCTGCTGCTTGCGGTGCACGCGGCTTTCTCTCTAGACGTCAGACTACACGACGtcgaagatgaagatgaagacgcGATGTTTACGACGCCCGAAGGAGACGTGAGGGTCCGGGTGTCGGGTCGAGCGCTGGTTCCGGGTGTCCGAGCCCAGGACTGGATCGCATCTGCTCGGGTTCTGCTGGACGGAGACAAACACGTGGGCTTCCTCAG AGATGATGGAAGTTTCACAGTCAGTGACGTTCCGTCCGGATCCTATGTTCTGGAAATCTCCTCTCCGACCTACAGATTCCAGCCTGTGCGTGTGGACATCACCACCGCAGGGAAGATGAG GGCTCGTGTGGTCAACTACATCAAGACCTCAGAGGTGATCCGACTGCCGTACCCGCTTCAGATGCGCTGCATCGGTCTGCATTCATACTTCATCCCGCGGGAAACCTGGGGCTGGTCCGATTTCCTCATGAACCCGATG gtTCTCATGATGGTTCTTCCTCTCCTCATAATCCTTCTTCTTCCTAAAATCTTCAACCCCAGCGATCCGGAGATGAGACGG GAGATGGAGCAGTCCATGAACATGCTGAACTCCAATCAGGAGCTTCCAGACGTCTCGGAGCTCATGACCAAGTTCTTCTCATCCCCTAAAAGTCAAGGGAAGACAGGAGGCGGAGCTAGAGGCCATAAGGGTGGAGCTCCAGGTGCAAGGGGCGGGGCTTCAAGGcgaaaaatgaaagattaa
- the LOC109110056 gene encoding zona pellucida sperm-binding protein 3-like, with amino-acid sequence MGHLRCVLVLVVLVVFDLKTGFGSLRSSQSPKSKKYQSYPASRVPAVSSQGLTLQKASPFQSLDSRRFAQEPLGVQEKQVLRGPVKPLDWRFPIVPELPREMAVDFHLRQPVTPSSVAIQCGETRIHVEAHQDLFSNGQLIQPSGLTLGGCPVVGFVPGSKVLYFENELQDCNSVLMMTKDELVYTFALTYTPEAFAGTPITRTDGAVIGIQCHYQSFHNVSSNALKPTWVPYASTAAGEEILLFSLKLMMDDWSYERPSNSYFLGDIINIEASVMVYNHVPLRVFVDRCVATQVPDVNALPRYLFIENHGCLVDAKVTASSSRFMPRSQEDKIRFQLEAFMFQGGSSPSIYITCVLKATLASAPSDVLHKSCSFANGWLAADGNHQVCSCCDSTCGPDGGTAAAPFGGVQWEGQASLGPVVVQEHKKTLTGFQ; translated from the exons ATGGGTCATTTGCGATGTGTGTTAGTGCTGGTTGTGCTTGTGGTGTTTGATCTGAAGACTGGTTTTGGAAGTTTGAGATCCAGTCAAAGTCCAAAAAGCAAGAAGTATCAATCATATCCCGCTTCCAGAGTGCCTGCTGTTTCTTCTCAAGGGCTCACCTTGCAGAAGGCTTCTCCGTTTCAGAGTCTTGACTCCAGAAGATTTGCACAAGAGCCTCTTGGTGTTCAGGAGAAGCAGGTGTTGCGGGGTCCAGTGAAGCCTTTGGACTGGAGGTTTCCCATTGTTCCAGAGTTGCCGAGAGAGATGGCGGTGGATTTCCATTTGAGGCAACCTGTGACTCCCAGTAGTGTAGCTATTCAATGCGGTGAGACCCGGATTCATGTGGAGGCACACCAGGACTTGTTCAGCAATGGTCAACTGATCCAGCCATCTGGTCTGACTTTGGGAGGATGTCCTGTTGTCGGTTTTGTCCCAGGCTCTAAGGTGCTCTACTTTGAGAATGAACTGCAGGACTGCAACAGTGTGTTAATG ATGACCAAGGATGAGCTTGTCTACACCTTTGCTCTTACCTACACTCCTGAGGCATTTGCTGGCACTCCGATTACCCGTACAGATGGTGCAGTTATTGGTATTCAATGCCATTATCAAAG TTTTCATAATGTCAGCAGTAATGCCTTGAAGCCAACTTGGGTCCCTTATGCCTCAACGGCGGCTGGTGAAGAAATCTTGCTGTTCTCCCTGAAGCTCATGATGG ATGACTGGTCCTATGAGAGGCCTTCAAACTCTTACTTCCTGGGTGACATTATTAATATTGAGGCGTCTGTGATGGTATACAACCATGTCCCTCTGCGTGTGTTTGTGGACCGCTGTGTGGCCACCCAAGTACCTGATGTGAACGCCCTTCCGAGATATTTGTTCATTGAGAATCATGG aTGTCTTGTGGATGCCAAGGTCACTGCTTCCAGCTCACGCTTCATGCCTCGATCCCAGGAAGACAAAATCCGGTTCCAGCTGGAGGCCTTCATGTTCCAGGGGGGATCCAGTCCTTCT ATCTACATAACATGTGTCCTGAAGGCCACTCTTGCTTCTGCACCTAGTGATGTGCTCCATAAATCCTGTTCCTTTGCCAATGG GTGGCTTGCTGCTGATGGGAACCACCAGGTTTGCAGTTGCTGTGACTCAACATGTGGTCCTGATGGTGGAACGGCTGCTGCTCCTTTTGGAG GTGTTCAGTGGGAAGGGCAGGCCTCACTCGGGCCTGTAGTGGTTCAAGAGCACAAGAAGACTTTAACTGGTTTTCAATAA
- the LOC109045583 gene encoding zona pellucida sperm-binding protein 3-like: protein MGLLRCVLVLVVLVVFDLKTAFGSLRSSQSPKSKKYQSYPASRVPAVSSQGLTLQKASPFQSLDSRRFAQEPLGVQEKQVLRGPVKPLDWRFPIVPEVPREMAVDFHLRQPVTPSSVAIQCGETRIHVEVQQDLFSNGQLIQPSGLTLGGCPVVGLVPGSKVLYFENELQDCNSVLMMTKDELVYTFALTYTPEAFAGTPITRTDGAVIGVQCHYQRFHNVSSNALKPTWVPYASTAAGEELLLFSLKLMMDDWSYERPSNSYFLGDIINVEASVMVYNHVPLRVFVDRCVATQVPDVNALPRYLFIENHGCLVDAKVTASSSRFMPRSQEDKIRFQLEAFMFPGGSSRSIYITCVLKATLASAPSDALHKSCSFANGWLAADGNHQVCSCCDSTCGPDGGTAAAPFGGVQWEGQASLGPVVVQEHKKTLTGF, encoded by the exons ATGGGTCTTTTGCGATGTGTGTTAGTGCTGGTTGTGCTTGTGGTGTTTGATCTGAAGACTGCTTTTGGAAGTTTGAGATCCAGTCAAAGTCCAAAAAGCAAGAAGTATCAATCATATCCCGCTTCCAGAGTGCCTGCTGTTTCTTCTCAAGGGCTCACCTTGCAGAAGGCTTCTCCGTTTCAGAGTCTTGACTCCAGAAGATTTGCACAAGAGCCTCTTGGTGTTCAGGAGAAGCAGGTGTTGCGGGGTCCAGTGAAGCCTTTGGACTGGAGGTTTCCCATTGTTCCAGAGGTGCCGAGAGAGATGGCGGTGGACTTCCACTTGAGGCAACCTGTGACTCCCAGTAGTGTAGCTATTCAATGCGGTGAGACCCGGATTCATGTTGAGGTACAGCAGGACTTGTTCAGCAATGGTCAACTGATCCAGCCATCTGGTCTGACTTTGGGAGGATGTCCTGTTGTCGGTTTGGTCCCAGGCTCTAAGGTGCTCTATTTTGAGAATGAACTGCAGGACTGCAACAGTGTGTTAATG ATGACCAAGGATGAGCTTGTCTACACCTTTGCTCTTACCTACACTCCTGAGGCATTTGCTGGCACTCCGATTACCCGTACAGATGGTGCAGTTATTGGTGTTCAATGCCATTATCAAAG GTTTCATAATGTCAGCAGTAATGCCTTGAAGCCAACTTGGGTCCCTTATGCTTCAACGGCGGCTGGTGAAGAACTCTTGCTGTTCTCCCTGAAGCTCATGATGG ATGACTGGTCTTATGAGAGGCCTTCAAACTCTTACTTCCTGGGTGACATTATTAATGTTGAGGCATCTGTGATGGTATACAACCATGTCCCTCTGCGTGTGTTTGTGGACCGCTGTGTGGCCACCCAAGTACCTGATGTGAACGCCCTTCCGAGATATTTGTTCATTGAGAATCATGG ATGTCTTGTGGATGCTAAGGTCACTGCTTCCAGCTCACGCTTTATGCCTCGATCCCAGGAAGACAAAATCCGGTTCCAGCTGGAGGCCTTCATGTTCCCGGGGGGATCCAGTCGTTCT ATCTACATAACGTGTGTCCTGAAGGCCACTCTTGCTTCTGCACCTAGTGATGCGCTCCACAAATCCTGTTCCTTTGCCAATGG GTGGCTTGCTGCTGATGGGAACCACCAGGTTTGCAGTTGCTGTGACTCAACATGTGGTCCTGATGGTGGAACGGCTGCTGCTCCTTTTGGAG GTGTTCAGTGGGAAGGGCAGGCCTCACTCGGGCCTGTAGTGGTTCAAGAGCACAAGAAGACTTTAActggtttttaa